The sequence below is a genomic window from Micromonospora aurantiaca ATCC 27029.
GTGCTCCAGGCTGCCGTCCCGCAGCTCACCCACCGCCAGCTCACCGATGCCGCGCGGGCCGTCCAGCGCCCCGCCGAGGTAACCGGCGAGGATCGAGCCGCCCGCCGGGTCGCACTCGGCCAGCACGAGCCGCCGGTGCCAGCTCAGCGCGGCGGCGAGCGCGGCGGTGGTGACGCCCGGCGAACCCTTCGCCGAGACCAGGGCGATGATCGCCATCAGGCCGCCTCGGTGAGCACGAGCGCGATCCGGTCGTCGGCGGCGAGCGCCACGACAGCTGGTACGTCCCGTACGGCCAGCGCCAGGTAGACCACCACGTCGCCGTTCTGCGGCGCGGCGGTGTCGATCACGGTGCCCTCGAACCGGGTGCCGCCGCCGCGGGACGCCTCCGAGCCGCCGCCGGTGGCGTTCGACGGGGTGCTGACCAGCAGCACCTTGTCGCCGGGGTGCAGCTTGCGCGCCGGCACCTGCTCGGGTTCCAGCCCCAGCGCGATCTGCTGCTGACCGGGGCCGAGCAGCGGGGCCTCGGTGAGCTGCGCCGGGGTGAGCAGCGTGCCGGGGGTGAGCCGGACGGCCGCCCGCAACCCCAGCACCTCGTCCATCCGGTCGGCGGGCACCGGCTGGAGTTCCCGCCCGCCGGAGACGCGTACCGGCACCAGGTCGTCGGCGGTCAGTTGGTGTCCCACGTCGACCTGCCGGGCCAC
It includes:
- a CDS encoding SAF domain-containing protein, translating into MSVVAARNGTPVEAPVAPPKVVRQRRVRPGLLGLAVLLIALGGLGAAFAVTSVRSTGTYLAVARQVDVGHQLTADDLVPVRVSGGRELQPVPADRMDEVLGLRAAVRLTPGTLLTPAQLTEAPLLGPGQQQIALGLEPEQVPARKLHPGDKVLLVSTPSNATGGGSEASRGGGTRFEGTVIDTAAPQNGDVVVYLALAVRDVPAVVALAADDRIALVLTEAA